From Saccharothrix espanaensis DSM 44229, the proteins below share one genomic window:
- a CDS encoding acyl-CoA dehydrogenase produces the protein MGHYKSNVRDLEFNLFEVFNVQDHLGTGPFEQADEDTARGVLAELNNLAVGPLAESFADADRNPPVFDPKTHSATLPESFKRSYQALWDGEWYRLSLPNDLGGFGIPPSVQWAASELILGANPAVYMYLAGPNFATVVHRNGTEAQQKWAELMIERGWGATMVLTEPDAGSDVGAGRTRAVLQEDGSWHLDGVKRFITSGDQDLTENIMHLVLARPEGPGIEAKAGTKGLSLFLVPKWHFDPETGESTGERNGAFVTNVEHKMGLKVSTTCELTFGQHGTPARGWLLGEVHDGIAQMFQVIEYARMMVGTKAIGTLSTGYLNALSYAKERVQSADLTRMTDKTAPRVPITHHPDVRRSLMLQKAYAEGLRAVYLYTATFQDRIALGGEGKELAEKVNDLLLPIVKGVGSERAYEQLAQSLQTLGGSGFLQEYPIEQYIRDSKIDSLYEGTTAIQSLDFFFRKIIRDKGQALGFLNGEIQKFLDNEGGNGRLKEERALLKQGLEDLQGMLGALVGYLTTSQEDVRNLYKVGQNTVRLLMTAGDVLVGWLLLRQAEVALAKLDGQVSARDKAFYEGKVAVASFFARSVLPELSARRKIAETTDNSLMDVDEAAF, from the coding sequence AATTCAACCTGTTCGAGGTCTTCAACGTGCAGGACCACCTCGGCACGGGGCCGTTCGAGCAGGCGGACGAGGACACCGCGCGCGGCGTGCTCGCCGAGCTGAACAACCTCGCCGTGGGTCCGCTGGCGGAGTCCTTCGCCGACGCCGACCGCAACCCGCCGGTGTTCGACCCGAAGACGCACTCGGCCACGCTGCCCGAGTCCTTCAAGCGGTCCTACCAGGCCCTCTGGGACGGCGAGTGGTACCGCCTGTCGCTGCCCAACGACCTGGGCGGCTTCGGCATCCCGCCGTCGGTGCAGTGGGCGGCGTCGGAGCTGATCCTGGGCGCGAACCCGGCCGTCTACATGTACCTGGCGGGCCCCAACTTCGCGACGGTCGTGCACCGCAACGGCACCGAGGCGCAGCAGAAGTGGGCCGAGCTGATGATCGAGCGCGGCTGGGGCGCCACCATGGTGCTCACCGAGCCCGACGCCGGCTCCGACGTGGGCGCGGGCCGCACCAGGGCCGTGCTCCAGGAGGACGGCTCGTGGCACCTCGACGGCGTCAAGCGGTTCATCACCTCGGGTGACCAGGACCTGACCGAGAACATCATGCACCTGGTGCTGGCGCGGCCCGAGGGCCCCGGCATCGAGGCGAAGGCCGGCACCAAGGGCCTGTCGCTGTTCCTGGTGCCCAAGTGGCACTTCGACCCGGAGACCGGCGAGTCGACCGGCGAGCGCAACGGCGCCTTCGTGACCAACGTCGAGCACAAGATGGGCCTCAAGGTCTCCACGACCTGCGAGCTCACCTTCGGCCAGCACGGCACACCCGCCAGGGGCTGGCTGCTGGGCGAGGTGCACGACGGCATCGCGCAGATGTTCCAGGTCATCGAGTACGCCCGGATGATGGTCGGCACCAAGGCCATCGGCACGCTGTCCACCGGCTACCTGAACGCGCTGTCCTACGCCAAGGAGCGGGTGCAGAGCGCCGACCTGACCCGGATGACGGACAAGACCGCGCCCCGCGTGCCCATCACGCACCACCCGGACGTGCGGCGTTCGCTGATGTTGCAGAAGGCGTACGCCGAGGGCCTGCGCGCGGTGTACCTGTACACGGCGACGTTCCAGGACCGGATCGCCCTGGGCGGCGAGGGCAAGGAACTGGCCGAGAAGGTCAACGACCTGCTGCTGCCGATCGTCAAGGGCGTCGGCTCGGAGCGGGCCTACGAGCAGCTCGCGCAGTCGTTGCAGACGCTGGGCGGTTCGGGCTTCCTGCAGGAGTACCCGATCGAGCAGTACATCCGGGACTCCAAGATCGACTCGCTGTACGAGGGCACCACCGCGATCCAGTCGCTGGACTTCTTCTTCCGCAAGATCATCCGGGACAAGGGCCAGGCGCTCGGGTTCCTCAACGGCGAGATCCAGAAGTTCCTCGACAACGAGGGCGGCAACGGCCGGCTCAAGGAGGAGCGGGCGCTGCTCAAGCAGGGCCTGGAAGACCTCCAGGGGATGCTCGGCGCGCTGGTCGGCTACCTGACCACGTCGCAGGAGGACGTCCGCAACCTGTACAAGGTCGGCCAGAACACCGTCCGGCTGCTGATGACCGCCGGCGACGTGCTGGTGGGCTGGCTGCTGCTGCGCCAGGCCGAGGTGGCGCTGGCCAAGCTCGACGGCCAGGTCTCCGCCCGGGACAAGGCGTTCTACGAGGGCAAGGTCGCGGTGGCGTCGTTCTTCGCCAGGTCCGTGCTGCCGGAGCTCTCCGCCCGCCGCAAGATCGCGGAGACCACCGACAACTCGCTGATGGACGTGGACGAAGCCGCGTTCTGA
- a CDS encoding DUF1206 domain-containing protein codes for MRRHPAVQVFGRAGMVCYGLVHVLLAVLTAQVVLGDSGERADQKGAVATLAQTGFGPVLLWVVGIGLFAFAAWQLVMAVSGYQWVPAGRKRIVRRLGSAGRAITGVAIGVAAVGYAAGQSQSGSNEQPQSWTAKVLALPLGQVLVGIVALAVIALGVAIARKGVKKKFEDDLDMSDLPAGTRTWVERLGRIGWVGKGISYGLIGILVGFAAINADPSESGGLDKALHTLAAQPYGVFLLAVIAFGFLGFGAYCFAAAKAHKV; via the coding sequence GTGAGACGCCACCCGGCCGTGCAGGTCTTCGGCCGGGCGGGAATGGTGTGCTACGGGCTGGTGCACGTGCTGCTGGCGGTGTTGACCGCGCAGGTCGTGCTCGGTGACAGCGGCGAGCGGGCCGACCAGAAGGGCGCGGTCGCGACCCTCGCGCAGACCGGCTTCGGGCCGGTGCTGCTGTGGGTCGTGGGGATCGGGCTGTTCGCGTTCGCCGCGTGGCAGCTGGTGATGGCCGTGTCCGGCTACCAGTGGGTGCCGGCGGGGCGCAAGCGGATCGTCCGCCGGCTGGGGTCGGCGGGCCGCGCGATCACCGGCGTCGCGATCGGCGTCGCGGCCGTCGGGTACGCGGCCGGGCAGTCGCAGTCCGGCTCGAACGAGCAGCCGCAGTCGTGGACGGCCAAGGTGCTCGCGCTGCCGCTGGGCCAGGTCCTGGTCGGGATCGTGGCGCTGGCCGTGATCGCGCTCGGCGTGGCCATCGCGCGCAAGGGCGTCAAGAAGAAGTTCGAGGACGACCTCGACATGTCCGACCTGCCCGCCGGCACCCGGACCTGGGTCGAGCGGCTGGGCCGGATCGGCTGGGTCGGCAAGGGCATCTCGTACGGCCTGATCGGGATCCTGGTCGGGTTCGCGGCGATCAACGCCGACCCGTCGGAGTCCGGCGGCCTGGACAAGGCGCTGCACACGTTGGCCGCGCAGCCTTACGGCGTGTTCCTGCTGGCCGTGATCGCGTTCGGCTTCCTCGGTTTCGGCGCGTACTGCTTCGCCGCCGCCAAGGCGCACAAGGTCTGA
- a CDS encoding VanW family protein, protein MPENQRPEYDAERTRAFEPVRPSGTASERTTQIAASSVQEAAWPTEDAWPQEEPDEPTGPSAAPTVRTVPPSDATRILSDESTRNLTPPAETSAHQPTPPAEPARLAEPARPAVPPAEETRAIPAVDATRAFAAGQIPAGQNPANQGPTGQNPAGQGPASQAPAGQVPAERSPVGNPRNPKPSEETTVFATPVSEPEATVLGPVMVDEQTDAEETDQRRKSRRKLIIVAASVLGFLAVLYGADIALSSGNVPRGVSVAGVDVGGLSHSAAEQKLRDQIGPRLAQPVKTQAGDVATEFDPKSAGLELDWNATLDRAGDQPLSPVTRVTSFFTSREVGIATSSDSAKLTAALEALRAKTDHDPAEGTIRFEGANAVAVDPKQGQKLDVPAASEKLLASWADGGTIDLPVGTTPVKTTKEGVAKALDEVGKPAVAAPVVIKGEGKDATLTPEQLATTLAFEPAEDGGLTAKVDNNKVVEAAGPQLKATEKEGKDAEIVFDGGRPTVKESVDGLGVDWEKSLATFLDVLKSADKREIKAEYKHTPAKVTTEQANKMGIKEVVGEFQTGGFAGDSGTNIRVVAEKVNGAIVKPGETFSLNEYTGPRGTAQGYVEAGIIENGAPGRAVGGGISQFATTLYNAGYHAGMKDAGHKEHSYWISRYPAGREATVFMDGAGNSLIDIKFTNPDDTGIAIQTIWTPSTIKIVLWGTKNYDVSGSTSEQSNFTDPQEIKKSTTPCVASAGARGFTVTDTRTIKDRRTGQSRSESNTVRYDPSPKIVCEAPPPAG, encoded by the coding sequence GTGCCGGAGAACCAGCGACCGGAGTACGACGCTGAGCGGACGAGGGCCTTCGAGCCCGTCCGCCCGTCGGGCACCGCTTCGGAGCGCACGACGCAGATCGCCGCGTCCTCGGTGCAGGAGGCCGCCTGGCCGACCGAGGACGCCTGGCCGCAGGAGGAGCCGGACGAGCCCACCGGGCCGTCGGCCGCGCCGACGGTCCGCACCGTGCCGCCGTCGGACGCGACCCGGATCCTGTCCGACGAGTCGACCCGCAACCTCACGCCGCCGGCCGAGACGAGCGCGCACCAGCCGACCCCGCCCGCCGAGCCCGCGCGCCTGGCCGAGCCGGCCCGGCCCGCGGTCCCGCCCGCCGAGGAGACCCGCGCGATCCCGGCGGTCGACGCCACCCGCGCGTTCGCCGCCGGCCAGATCCCCGCAGGTCAGAACCCCGCAAATCAGGGCCCCACCGGCCAGAACCCCGCAGGTCAAGGCCCCGCAAGTCAGGCCCCGGCCGGCCAGGTGCCCGCCGAGAGGTCGCCGGTCGGCAACCCGCGCAACCCGAAGCCGTCGGAGGAGACCACGGTCTTCGCCACGCCGGTGTCCGAGCCCGAGGCGACCGTGCTCGGCCCGGTGATGGTTGACGAGCAGACCGACGCCGAGGAGACCGACCAGCGCCGCAAGAGCCGCCGCAAGCTGATCATCGTCGCGGCGAGCGTGCTCGGCTTCCTGGCCGTGCTCTACGGCGCCGACATCGCGCTGTCCAGCGGGAACGTGCCGCGCGGCGTGAGCGTGGCCGGCGTGGACGTCGGCGGGCTCAGCCACAGCGCCGCCGAGCAGAAGCTGCGCGACCAGATCGGCCCGCGGCTGGCCCAGCCGGTGAAGACCCAGGCCGGCGACGTGGCCACCGAGTTCGACCCGAAGTCCGCCGGGCTGGAACTGGACTGGAACGCCACCCTGGACCGCGCCGGCGACCAGCCGCTGTCCCCGGTCACCCGGGTGACCTCGTTCTTCACCTCCCGCGAGGTCGGCATCGCGACCAGCAGCGACAGCGCCAAGCTGACCGCCGCGCTGGAGGCGCTGCGCGCCAAGACCGACCACGACCCGGCCGAGGGCACCATCCGCTTCGAGGGCGCGAACGCCGTCGCGGTCGACCCGAAGCAGGGCCAGAAGCTCGACGTGCCGGCCGCGTCGGAGAAGCTGCTGGCGTCCTGGGCCGACGGCGGGACGATCGACCTGCCGGTCGGCACCACCCCGGTGAAGACCACCAAGGAAGGCGTCGCGAAGGCGCTCGACGAGGTCGGCAAGCCGGCCGTCGCCGCGCCGGTGGTGATCAAGGGCGAGGGCAAGGACGCGACCCTGACGCCCGAGCAGCTGGCCACCACCCTGGCGTTCGAGCCCGCCGAGGACGGCGGGCTGACCGCCAAGGTGGACAACAACAAGGTGGTCGAGGCCGCCGGCCCGCAGCTCAAGGCCACCGAGAAGGAGGGCAAGGACGCCGAGATCGTGTTCGACGGCGGCCGGCCCACCGTGAAGGAGTCGGTGGACGGCCTGGGCGTGGACTGGGAGAAGTCCCTGGCGACCTTCCTCGACGTGCTCAAGAGCGCGGACAAGCGCGAGATCAAGGCGGAGTACAAGCACACGCCCGCCAAGGTCACCACCGAGCAGGCGAACAAGATGGGCATCAAGGAGGTCGTCGGCGAGTTCCAGACCGGCGGCTTCGCCGGCGACTCGGGCACCAACATCCGGGTCGTCGCGGAGAAGGTGAACGGCGCGATCGTGAAGCCCGGCGAGACCTTCTCGCTCAACGAGTACACCGGCCCGCGCGGCACCGCGCAGGGCTACGTCGAGGCGGGCATCATCGAGAACGGCGCGCCGGGCCGGGCGGTCGGCGGCGGCATCTCGCAGTTCGCCACCACGCTGTACAACGCGGGCTACCACGCGGGCATGAAGGACGCGGGCCACAAGGAGCACAGCTACTGGATCTCGCGCTACCCGGCCGGCCGCGAGGCCACGGTGTTCATGGACGGCGCGGGCAACAGCCTGATCGACATCAAGTTCACCAACCCGGACGACACGGGCATCGCGATCCAGACCATCTGGACGCCGTCCACGATCAAGATCGTCCTGTGGGGCACCAAGAACTACGACGTCAGCGGCTCCACCAGCGAGCAGTCGAACTTCACCGACCCGCAGGAGATCAAGAAGAGCACCACGCCGTGCGTGGCCAGCGCCGGCGCGCGGGGCTTCACGGTCACCGACACCCGGACGATCAAGGACCGCCGCACCGGCCAGTCCCGCTCGGAGTCCAACACGGTGCGCTACGACCCGTCGCCGAAGATCGTCTGCGAGGCCCCGCCGCCCGCCGGCTAG
- a CDS encoding GroES family chaperonin — protein MLHDRVMVRISPEDGERRSSGGIVIPATAQMAKRLAWGDVHGVGTNVRHVKVGDRVLFNPEDQYEVEVQGSTYLVLRERDVHAIASERSDHGTGLYL, from the coding sequence ATGCTGCACGACCGCGTCATGGTGCGGATCTCGCCGGAGGACGGTGAGCGCCGCAGCAGCGGCGGCATCGTGATCCCGGCGACCGCGCAGATGGCCAAGCGTCTGGCCTGGGGCGACGTCCACGGCGTCGGTACGAACGTGCGGCACGTGAAGGTCGGCGACCGGGTGCTGTTCAACCCGGAGGACCAGTACGAGGTCGAGGTGCAGGGTTCGACCTACCTCGTGCTGCGGGAGCGGGACGTGCACGCGATCGCGAGCGAGCGGTCGGACCACGGAACCGGCCTTTACCTCTGA
- a CDS encoding NHL domain-containing thioredoxin family protein — protein MVSPTWWTSEHRSLELLLTPDVTTAHRRRARVRAPELVGRSWLNTGGRDISLKELRGKVVLLDFWTFCCINCLHVLDELRPLEAEFADVLVTIGVHSPKFVHEADAEALADAVERYGVHHPVLDDPELTTWQNYAVKAWPTLVLVDPEGYVVHVAAGEGHVDALRQIVAELVEEHDAKGTLHRGDGPYVPPAPADTELRFPAKALLTPSGTILVSDSAHHRLVELDTDGETALRRIGTGERGRRDGLNPSFSEPAGLALLPAEVAARVGYHVVVADTVNHLLRGLNLDTGEVTTVAGTGEQWRGGETDGPALDIPLTSPWDVAWWEPAGGVVIALAGNHTLGLFNPAEDRLERFAGTTVEGLSDGPFAEAFFAQTSGLAAAGDRLWLVDSETSALRYLEDGQVRTAVGKGLFDFGHRDGDADQALLQHPLGVAVLPDGSVAIADTYNGAVRRYDPATGEVGTLATDLAEPSDVLFLDGELVVVASAAHRLDRPVAPGTQVLGEAHKVRRPPTVLAPGDLELSVVFTPPAGTKLDDRYGPSTRLEVTSSPPELLVGGAGVGTDLTRSLRIAEGFTEGVLHVVAQAASCTDDPSVEHPVCKLTRQDWGVPIRISAAGPHRLPLMMGGLDEGV, from the coding sequence ATGGTTTCGCCCACATGGTGGACCTCGGAACACCGATCCCTTGAACTGTTGTTGACTCCGGACGTGACGACCGCTCATCGACGCCGTGCCCGTGTCCGCGCCCCCGAACTGGTCGGTCGGAGCTGGTTGAACACCGGTGGGCGAGACATCAGCCTCAAGGAGTTGCGGGGCAAGGTCGTCCTGTTGGACTTTTGGACCTTCTGCTGCATCAACTGCCTGCACGTCCTGGACGAGCTGCGCCCGCTGGAAGCCGAGTTCGCCGACGTCCTGGTCACGATCGGCGTCCACTCGCCGAAGTTCGTGCACGAAGCGGACGCCGAGGCGCTCGCGGACGCCGTCGAGCGCTACGGGGTGCACCACCCCGTCCTGGACGACCCGGAGCTCACCACCTGGCAGAACTACGCCGTCAAAGCCTGGCCGACGCTCGTCCTGGTCGACCCCGAGGGCTACGTCGTGCACGTCGCCGCCGGCGAGGGGCACGTCGACGCGCTGCGCCAGATCGTCGCCGAACTGGTCGAGGAGCACGACGCCAAGGGCACGCTGCACCGCGGCGACGGCCCGTACGTGCCGCCCGCCCCGGCCGACACCGAGTTGCGCTTCCCGGCCAAGGCGCTGCTCACGCCCTCCGGCACGATCCTGGTCAGCGACTCCGCCCACCACCGCCTGGTCGAGCTGGACACCGACGGCGAGACCGCCCTGCGCCGGATCGGCACCGGCGAGCGGGGGCGCCGCGACGGGCTGAACCCCAGCTTCTCGGAGCCTGCCGGGCTCGCGCTGCTGCCCGCGGAGGTCGCCGCGCGCGTCGGCTACCACGTGGTCGTCGCCGACACCGTCAACCACCTGCTGCGCGGCCTGAACCTCGACACCGGCGAGGTCACCACCGTTGCGGGCACCGGCGAGCAGTGGCGGGGTGGGGAGACCGACGGCCCCGCGCTCGACATCCCGCTCACCAGCCCGTGGGACGTCGCCTGGTGGGAGCCGGCGGGCGGGGTCGTCATCGCGCTGGCCGGCAACCACACGCTCGGCCTGTTCAACCCCGCCGAGGACCGGCTGGAACGGTTCGCGGGTACCACGGTCGAAGGGTTGAGCGACGGGCCGTTCGCCGAGGCGTTCTTCGCCCAGACCTCGGGCCTGGCGGCGGCCGGCGACCGGCTGTGGCTGGTCGACTCCGAGACCTCCGCCCTGCGCTACCTGGAAGACGGACAGGTGCGCACCGCCGTGGGCAAGGGCCTGTTCGACTTCGGCCACCGGGACGGCGACGCCGACCAGGCGCTCCTCCAGCACCCGCTGGGCGTGGCCGTGCTGCCGGACGGCTCGGTCGCGATCGCGGACACCTACAACGGCGCGGTCCGCCGCTACGACCCGGCCACCGGCGAGGTCGGCACGCTCGCGACCGACCTGGCCGAGCCGTCCGACGTGCTCTTCCTGGACGGCGAACTGGTCGTCGTGGCCTCCGCCGCGCACCGCCTGGACCGGCCGGTCGCCCCCGGCACGCAGGTGCTCGGCGAGGCCCACAAGGTGCGCCGCCCGCCGACCGTGCTCGCCCCCGGCGACCTGGAGCTCAGCGTGGTGTTCACGCCGCCGGCCGGCACCAAGCTCGACGACCGCTACGGCCCGTCGACCCGCCTGGAGGTCACCAGCTCGCCGCCGGAGCTGCTGGTCGGCGGCGCGGGCGTGGGCACCGACCTGACCCGGTCGCTGCGCATCGCGGAGGGCTTCACCGAGGGCGTGCTGCACGTCGTCGCGCAGGCCGCGAGCTGCACCGACGACCCGTCCGTGGAGCACCCGGTGTGCAAGCTCACCCGCCAGGACTGGGGCGTGCCGATCCGCATCAGTGCGGCCGGCCCCCACCGGCTGCCCCTGATGATGGGCGGTCTGGACGAGGGTGTCTGA
- a CDS encoding helix-turn-helix domain-containing protein codes for MTTSVEERTVLPPAHPESLSPWVTALSRTGDDAAVLVGPDGTRLALPLEVFEVLRDVVTAMSQGLAITVAPQHTVLTTSEAAHLLGVSRPTLVRLLEAGEIPHDKPNRHRRVRLADLLAYQARTRRARSADLDQMVRDGEEGGLYDLPLDAPVERLPVDK; via the coding sequence ATGACGACAAGCGTTGAGGAACGGACGGTGCTGCCACCCGCGCATCCGGAGAGCCTGTCGCCGTGGGTCACGGCGCTGTCCCGGACGGGCGATGACGCCGCAGTGCTCGTCGGCCCCGACGGAACGCGGTTGGCCCTGCCCCTTGAGGTGTTCGAAGTGTTGCGCGACGTCGTGACGGCCATGTCCCAAGGGTTGGCCATCACTGTCGCACCCCAGCACACCGTGCTCACGACGAGCGAAGCCGCGCACCTGCTCGGGGTCTCCCGGCCGACCCTGGTGCGCCTGCTCGAAGCGGGGGAGATCCCCCACGACAAGCCCAACCGCCACCGCCGGGTCAGGCTCGCGGACCTGCTCGCTTATCAGGCACGTACGCGCCGAGCCCGCTCTGCCGACCTGGACCAAATGGTGCGGGACGGCGAAGAGGGTGGGCTCTACGATCTCCCGCTCGACGCACCGGTCGAGCGACTGCCGGTAGACAAGTGA
- a CDS encoding PIN domain-containing protein, which yields MFSAFFDTCVLFKPYLRDTILSIAEAGLYRPLWSTGVLEELERNLLERGVTGPQVRHLRNQLGVVFPGAEVTGYTDLIDAMTNDPKDRHVLAAAIRGGAEVLVTENLKDFPASSMQRYDIEAVHPDVFLLDQLDLAPRTVHKALRTQVSRYRHSPRSVGELLDILTNDSHACREFAAACRRDTMWRS from the coding sequence TTGTTCTCAGCGTTCTTCGACACCTGCGTGCTGTTCAAGCCCTACCTGCGCGACACGATCCTGAGCATCGCCGAAGCCGGTCTCTACCGCCCGCTGTGGTCGACGGGCGTCCTGGAAGAACTCGAACGCAACCTGCTTGAGCGCGGAGTGACCGGACCCCAGGTCCGGCACCTCCGCAACCAGTTGGGAGTCGTGTTCCCGGGAGCAGAAGTGACCGGCTACACCGACTTGATCGACGCGATGACCAACGACCCGAAGGACCGGCACGTGCTCGCGGCTGCGATTCGTGGTGGCGCAGAGGTCTTGGTGACGGAGAACCTCAAGGACTTCCCTGCGTCGTCGATGCAGCGCTACGACATCGAAGCCGTTCACCCGGACGTCTTCTTGCTGGACCAGTTGGACCTCGCCCCACGAACTGTGCACAAGGCGTTGCGGACCCAGGTGTCGCGCTACCGGCACTCGCCGCGGTCCGTCGGCGAACTGCTCGACATCCTGACGAACGACAGCCATGCCTGCAGGGAGTTCGCGGCTGCCTGTCGCCGAGACACCATGTGGAGAAGTTGA
- a CDS encoding PIN domain-containing protein, giving the protein MGVGEQGLSGFAEGPLEVVLVVEGKARHVQSIPGVRVVSATSSGDDAIVDVVRAEAPGRPTAVVTADRELRRRVTDLGASVLGPRSVR; this is encoded by the coding sequence GTGGGAGTGGGTGAGCAGGGCCTGTCCGGGTTCGCCGAAGGACCGCTGGAGGTGGTCCTGGTGGTGGAGGGCAAAGCCCGCCACGTGCAGTCGATACCCGGCGTCCGTGTGGTCTCCGCCACGTCCTCCGGCGACGACGCGATAGTCGACGTGGTCCGCGCCGAAGCCCCCGGCCGCCCCACCGCAGTCGTCACCGCCGACCGCGAACTCCGCCGCCGCGTCACCGACCTGGGCGCGTCAGTCCTGGGCCCCCGCTCGGTCCGCTGA
- a CDS encoding ATP-binding protein — protein sequence MDPVRNPFAPGAGQRPPELAGRDKELGAFDVVLERVARGRPERSLVLTGLRGVGKTVLLGELRSMAVKRGWGAGKIEARPEAGLRRPLSAALHRAIRDLAVRHRAPDRVESVLGVLKAFALRANPDDAKLRDRWQPGIDVPAAQGRADSGDIEIDLVELFTEVAELAQDVGTGVALLIDEMQDVPPDDISALCAACHELSQSGAPLVVVGAGLPHLPAVLSASKSYSERLFRYVRIDRLSREDADRAVLAPVEREEAGIAEEALDALFDASGGYPYFIQAYGKAAWDAAPADPITPLDVAVAAPEADAELAVGFFGSRYERATPAEREYLRSMAELTDGKDAGVNTAQVAEQLGRKPSSLSPARDSLIKKGLVYSAERGQIAFTVPHFGRFLLGRED from the coding sequence ATGGACCCGGTCCGCAATCCCTTCGCCCCCGGCGCGGGGCAGCGCCCGCCCGAACTCGCCGGACGGGACAAGGAACTCGGCGCGTTCGACGTCGTCCTGGAACGGGTGGCGCGCGGCCGGCCGGAGCGCAGCCTCGTGCTGACCGGGCTGCGCGGCGTGGGCAAGACCGTGCTGCTCGGCGAACTGCGGTCGATGGCGGTCAAGCGTGGGTGGGGCGCGGGCAAGATCGAGGCGCGACCGGAGGCCGGGCTGCGGCGTCCGCTGTCGGCCGCGCTGCACCGGGCGATCCGGGACTTGGCCGTGCGGCACCGCGCGCCGGACCGGGTGGAGTCCGTGCTGGGGGTGCTCAAGGCGTTCGCGCTGCGCGCCAACCCGGACGACGCGAAGCTGCGCGACCGGTGGCAGCCGGGCATCGACGTGCCGGCCGCGCAGGGCCGGGCCGACTCCGGGGACATCGAGATCGACCTGGTGGAGCTGTTCACCGAGGTCGCGGAGCTGGCGCAGGACGTGGGCACCGGGGTGGCGCTGCTCATCGACGAGATGCAGGACGTGCCGCCGGACGACATCTCGGCGCTGTGCGCGGCCTGTCACGAGCTGTCCCAGTCGGGCGCGCCGCTGGTCGTGGTCGGTGCCGGGCTGCCGCACCTGCCGGCGGTGCTGTCGGCCTCGAAGTCGTACTCGGAGCGGCTGTTCCGGTACGTGCGGATCGACCGGCTGTCACGCGAGGACGCCGACCGGGCGGTGCTCGCGCCGGTGGAGCGCGAGGAGGCGGGGATCGCGGAGGAGGCGCTGGACGCCCTGTTCGACGCCTCCGGCGGCTACCCGTACTTCATCCAGGCCTACGGCAAGGCCGCGTGGGACGCCGCGCCCGCCGACCCGATCACGCCGCTGGACGTGGCGGTGGCCGCGCCGGAGGCGGACGCGGAACTCGCGGTCGGGTTCTTCGGGTCGCGCTACGAGCGGGCCACGCCCGCCGAGCGGGAGTACCTGCGGTCGATGGCGGAGCTGACCGACGGCAAGGACGCGGGCGTGAACACCGCGCAGGTCGCCGAGCAGCTGGGCCGCAAGCCGTCGTCGCTGTCGCCGGCGCGGGACAGCCTCATCAAGAAAGGCCTGGTCTACAGCGCGGAGCGGGGCCAGATCGCGTTCACCGTGCCGCACTTCGGGCGCTTCCTGCTGGGGCGCGAGGACTGA
- a CDS encoding SIMPL domain-containing protein, with the protein MAEVVTKGTGKVERTADRAEVQVNFETVGTTRNEAVELLTGRVASIEPALGRPGVEVRSRQLTVHDNWDGQQRAGSRAAQQYVLRVDDLTQLDDLLAALVAAEPTWLNGPSWQLADDADAIREAQREAVADNRRRAEGYAEALGGRLGSLLRLSDGDGETWAAEASAGRAMAAYGGSVGDAPRMDELNLEAQQIVVTVRCTATWVLLS; encoded by the coding sequence GTGGCTGAAGTCGTGACCAAGGGCACCGGCAAGGTCGAGCGCACCGCCGACCGGGCCGAGGTGCAGGTGAACTTCGAGACCGTGGGAACGACGCGCAACGAGGCGGTGGAACTGCTGACCGGCCGCGTCGCCTCGATCGAGCCGGCGCTGGGACGGCCGGGCGTCGAGGTGCGGTCGCGGCAGCTCACCGTGCACGACAACTGGGACGGCCAGCAGCGGGCGGGCAGTCGCGCGGCGCAGCAGTACGTGCTGCGCGTGGACGACCTGACCCAGCTGGACGACCTGCTGGCCGCGCTGGTCGCCGCCGAGCCCACCTGGCTCAACGGCCCGAGCTGGCAGTTGGCCGACGACGCCGACGCGATCCGCGAGGCCCAGCGCGAGGCCGTGGCGGACAACCGCCGGCGGGCGGAGGGGTACGCGGAGGCGTTGGGCGGCCGGCTCGGGTCGCTGCTCCGGCTCTCCGACGGCGACGGCGAGACGTGGGCCGCGGAGGCGTCGGCGGGCCGGGCGATGGCGGCCTACGGCGGCTCGGTCGGCGACGCGCCCCGGATGGACGAGCTCAACCTGGAGGCGCAGCAGATCGTCGTGACGGTCCGCTGCACGGCGACCTGGGTGCTGCTGAGCTAG